A genomic stretch from Hemitrygon akajei chromosome 10, sHemAka1.3, whole genome shotgun sequence includes:
- the LOC140734188 gene encoding ankyrin repeat domain-containing protein 46 isoform X1, which yields MSYVFINDSSQTGVPLLQACIDGDVAYAKRLLESGFDPNIRDARGRSGLHVAAARGNVDICRLLHKFGADLLATDYQGNTALHLCGHVDSIQFLVSNGLKIDICNHHGATPLVLAKRRGVNKDAIKLLESLEEQEVKGFNRGTHSKLEIMQTAENESEQETQNIILRGWDTEHQPLSAMESHSLLNPNLQNTEGVLSSFRSTWQEFVDDLGFWRVLLLIIVIALLSLGIAYYVSGVLPFVENQPELVH from the exons ATGTCGTATGTTTTCATCAACGATTCGAGCCAGACCGGAGTGCCGCTGCTTCAGGCCTGCATCGACGGCGATGTCGCCTACGCCAAGCGACTGCTGGAGAGCGGCTTCGACCCCAACATTCGCGACGCCCGAGGTCGCAGTGGCTTGCATGTGGCCGCCGCCCGGGGCAACGTCGACATCTGCCGCCTGCTGCACAAGTTCGGCGCCGACCTGCTCGCCACCGACTACCAGGGCAATACGGCGCTGCACCTGTGTGGCCACGTCGACTCCATTCAGTTCCTGGTGTCCAACGGCCTCAAGATCGATATCTG CAACCATCATGGTGCTACACCACTTGTATTGGCAAAACGTAGAGGAGTAAACAAAGATGCAATCAAGTTACTGGAGTCACTGGAGGAGCAGGAGGTGAAAGGATTCAATCGTGGAACTCACTCTAAACTAGAGATCATGCAGACTGCAGAAAATGAGAG TGAGCAGGAGACTCAGAACATCATCCTCAGAGGTTGGGATACAGAACATCAGCCCCTCAG TGCAATGGAGAGCCACTCACTGCTGAATCCAAATCTGCAGAATACAGAAGGCGTTCTTTCCAGCTTCCGATCCACCTGGCAGGAGTTTGTGGATGATTTGGGCTTCTGGCGGGTTCTACTACTCATTATTGTCATTGCATTGCTGTCTCTTGGCATTGCCTACTACGTCAGTGGCGTTCTGCCCTTTGTGGAAAACCAGCCTGAACTGGTGCATTAA
- the LOC140734188 gene encoding ankyrin repeat domain-containing protein 46 isoform X2: MSYVFINDSSQTGVPLLQACIDGDVAYAKRLLESGFDPNIRDARGRSGLHVAAARGNVDICRLLHKFGADLLATDYQGNTALHLCGHVDSIQFLVSNGLKIDICNHHGATPLVLAKRRGVNKDAIKLLESLEEQEVKGFNRGTHSKLEIMQTAENESAMESHSLLNPNLQNTEGVLSSFRSTWQEFVDDLGFWRVLLLIIVIALLSLGIAYYVSGVLPFVENQPELVH, translated from the exons ATGTCGTATGTTTTCATCAACGATTCGAGCCAGACCGGAGTGCCGCTGCTTCAGGCCTGCATCGACGGCGATGTCGCCTACGCCAAGCGACTGCTGGAGAGCGGCTTCGACCCCAACATTCGCGACGCCCGAGGTCGCAGTGGCTTGCATGTGGCCGCCGCCCGGGGCAACGTCGACATCTGCCGCCTGCTGCACAAGTTCGGCGCCGACCTGCTCGCCACCGACTACCAGGGCAATACGGCGCTGCACCTGTGTGGCCACGTCGACTCCATTCAGTTCCTGGTGTCCAACGGCCTCAAGATCGATATCTG CAACCATCATGGTGCTACACCACTTGTATTGGCAAAACGTAGAGGAGTAAACAAAGATGCAATCAAGTTACTGGAGTCACTGGAGGAGCAGGAGGTGAAAGGATTCAATCGTGGAACTCACTCTAAACTAGAGATCATGCAGACTGCAGAAAATGAGAG TGCAATGGAGAGCCACTCACTGCTGAATCCAAATCTGCAGAATACAGAAGGCGTTCTTTCCAGCTTCCGATCCACCTGGCAGGAGTTTGTGGATGATTTGGGCTTCTGGCGGGTTCTACTACTCATTATTGTCATTGCATTGCTGTCTCTTGGCATTGCCTACTACGTCAGTGGCGTTCTGCCCTTTGTGGAAAACCAGCCTGAACTGGTGCATTAA